The proteins below come from a single Leptospiraceae bacterium genomic window:
- the rmuC gene encoding DNA recombination protein RmuC, with product MELVLITNAIVMVIFGFGGFYLAKFKYQSESGMSPEEQNALRNDKAIFQTKLEQASLLLIEKERLLKIEQETTRNLGQNLATRSSELKATEDRVKEFESKYESLNSEFKTLQLKSIELEKTLSGRNIEFKTLEENMVRQKEEIEKLNSKFNDEFQKIANQILLNTSSSFNKQTGETLDTILKPLRENLEKFEKKVDNTRLEQAKETSSLKEQISLLEKLNLTMSEEARNLTNALRGDNKAQGNWGEGILERILDKSGLEKGRDYTIQQQLSSEDNQRFTPDVIVNLPDNKNLVIDSKVSLVAYDNYCGTDDKEQKAKYLKDHIDSLYNHIKLLSAKEYFKLKGINSPDFVLLFIPIEPSFSLAMHTDPGIYNHAFEKNILLVTPTTLIGALRVISVIWKQEKQNRNVVEIAKEAGAMLDKFQGFVTDMHEIGTAIEKSDKVYKSALGKLSSGKGNLINRARKIESLGGKGTKSLPDDLLGNEEE from the coding sequence AGCAAAATGCTCTTAGAAATGACAAAGCCATCTTCCAAACCAAATTAGAACAAGCCTCACTTCTATTAATCGAGAAGGAGCGGCTCCTGAAAATAGAACAAGAAACCACTCGAAATTTAGGGCAAAATTTAGCGACTCGGAGTTCGGAGTTAAAAGCTACTGAAGACAGAGTAAAAGAATTTGAATCCAAATACGAATCTCTCAATTCCGAATTCAAAACCCTCCAACTCAAATCCATCGAACTAGAAAAAACTCTTTCGGGCAGAAATATAGAATTTAAAACTCTAGAAGAAAACATGGTTCGCCAAAAAGAAGAAATCGAAAAATTGAACTCAAAGTTCAACGACGAATTTCAAAAAATTGCAAACCAAATCCTTTTAAACACTTCCTCCTCCTTTAACAAACAAACCGGTGAAACGTTAGACACTATTCTAAAACCACTTCGAGAAAATTTAGAAAAGTTTGAAAAGAAAGTAGATAACACGAGACTCGAACAAGCAAAAGAAACAAGTTCTCTCAAGGAACAAATCTCTCTTTTGGAAAAATTAAATTTAACTATGAGCGAAGAAGCACGTAATCTAACGAATGCACTTAGAGGAGACAACAAAGCTCAAGGAAATTGGGGAGAAGGTATCTTAGAACGAATCTTGGACAAATCAGGTCTCGAAAAAGGAAGAGATTATACCATTCAACAACAATTAAGTTCTGAGGATAATCAACGTTTTACACCAGACGTAATTGTAAATCTTCCCGATAATAAAAATCTTGTCATTGACTCCAAGGTTTCCCTTGTTGCCTATGATAATTATTGTGGCACCGACGACAAAGAACAAAAAGCCAAGTATCTAAAAGACCATATTGATTCTTTGTACAATCATATCAAACTTCTCTCCGCCAAAGAATACTTCAAACTCAAAGGAATTAATTCTCCGGATTTTGTGTTACTATTTATTCCCATAGAGCCTTCTTTTTCCTTGGCAATGCACACCGATCCGGGTATTTACAACCACGCTTTCGAAAAGAATATTTTACTAGTTACACCTACTACTTTGATTGGAGCATTGCGCGTAATCAGTGTTATCTGGAAACAAGAAAAACAAAATCGCAACGTAGTAGAAATCGCCAAAGAAGCAGGTGCCATGTTAGATAAATTCCAAGGTTTCGTTACAGACATGCATGAAATTGGAACGGCAATTGAAAAATCTGATAAAGTTTATAAATCCGCTTTAGGTAAACTCTCATCTGGCAAAGGAAATTTAATCAATCGCGCTCGTAAAATCGAATCTCTCGGAGGCAAAGGAACCAAAAGTCTTCCGGATGATTTGCTTGGAAATGAGGAAGAATAA
- a CDS encoding type II toxin-antitoxin system VapC family toxin: protein MEPLYLLDTNILSEQLKKSPDQKVLNFLEENESTLATCSIVIHELQYGMELLEDSKKKKILETYIKSIQDTLPIFEYDSQSAIWHAKEKSRLSKLGKTPTFVDGQIASIAHIHKLKVITKNEKDFKIFKVEVVGF from the coding sequence ATGGAGCCTTTGTATCTTCTAGACACAAATATTCTTTCTGAACAACTCAAAAAATCTCCCGACCAAAAAGTATTGAACTTCCTAGAAGAAAATGAATCAACCCTTGCGACTTGTAGTATTGTAATTCATGAATTACAATACGGAATGGAACTTTTAGAAGACAGCAAAAAGAAAAAAATCCTCGAAACTTATATCAAATCAATTCAAGATACTCTGCCCATTTTCGAATACGATTCTCAATCAGCGATTTGGCACGCAAAAGAAAAATCTCGTCTCTCTAAATTAGGAAAAACTCCCACATTTGTAGACGGACAGATAGCGTCTATCGCACATATCCATAAGCTAAAAGTTATCACAAAGAACGAAAAAGATTTTAAAATTTTCAAAGTAGAAGTTGTAGGATTTTAA
- a CDS encoding type II toxin-antitoxin system Phd/YefM family antitoxin has translation MSNFFWRLAYLSPSVVIFQYFCWNKNFIDFLPYSYLDSHMVMMTETSYSIAHTKNHLPVLVHSLENTPVIPITRRGKVVAYLLSTREYDSLKGNRKSFTEALKTLRASDEFKKNSFSDKDFANLRDTTKDREVIF, from the coding sequence ATGAGTAATTTCTTTTGGCGTTTGGCATATCTGAGTCCATCTGTGGTGATCTTTCAATATTTCTGTTGGAATAAAAATTTTATTGACTTTTTACCATATAGCTACTTAGATAGCCATATGGTAATGATGACTGAAACAAGCTACAGCATTGCACACACCAAGAACCACCTTCCCGTTTTAGTGCATTCACTGGAGAACACACCCGTAATTCCTATCACGAGACGTGGGAAAGTTGTCGCATACCTTCTTTCTACTCGCGAATACGACTCCCTAAAAGGAAACCGAAAAAGTTTTACGGAAGCCCTGAAAACACTACGTGCCTCCGACGAATTCAAAAAAAATTCTTTCTCTGATAAAGACTTCGCCAACCTAAGAGATACGACCAAAGACAGAGAAGTAATCTTTTAG
- a CDS encoding LysM peptidoglycan-binding domain-containing protein: MTKYIVKSGDTLYSIATRILGNPALVGEIKKNNNLNSDNLKLGMELLLPVKTKPKSVTTNVPISVEQKTKSVPNNIESEPVPFLIGDKFYYKNENGTQIEIGSKRPKGIMRVGQLNPEKFAIENSALLNSLKLTSSEIKVLSGVSKNEGNLDAINSWDNAFFSWGMFQWTIGTLSAQGELPALLKLIQSQKPALFQTYFGKFGISISSVTSDITGFLILDKQEVNNPTIKERFRDPIWAMRFIQAGLNPEIASIQILFAVNRLNRFYFKNETALGGVSLSKLLNSEYAVGLLLDNHVNRPAWVVPCVVKAIGELGLSFNDLSNADDATEGLVIERYLQIRETYQAPKSSTKPMTHAKQRGEKIANSGLSKQRNSFLSGSKNRSV, translated from the coding sequence ATGACAAAATATATCGTTAAATCTGGGGATACACTTTATAGTATAGCTACGAGGATTCTTGGGAATCCAGCCCTGGTAGGCGAGATTAAAAAAAATAATAATCTGAATTCTGATAACCTAAAATTAGGTATGGAGCTTTTATTACCCGTAAAAACAAAACCAAAAAGCGTTACGACTAACGTTCCTATCAGTGTTGAACAAAAAACTAAAAGTGTGCCGAATAATATAGAGTCTGAACCTGTTCCTTTTTTGATTGGAGACAAATTTTATTATAAAAACGAAAATGGAACTCAAATTGAGATTGGAAGTAAAAGACCAAAAGGAATAATGAGGGTTGGTCAGTTAAACCCAGAAAAGTTTGCGATAGAAAATAGTGCTCTTCTAAATAGTTTGAAGTTGACTAGTTCCGAGATAAAAGTTTTGTCCGGTGTTTCAAAAAATGAAGGAAATTTAGATGCGATAAATTCTTGGGATAATGCTTTTTTTAGTTGGGGAATGTTTCAGTGGACGATAGGCACTTTATCTGCTCAAGGTGAACTCCCTGCGCTATTAAAGTTAATTCAATCTCAAAAACCAGCTCTATTTCAGACCTATTTTGGCAAATTCGGAATTAGTATTTCGAGTGTTACTTCAGACATTACTGGGTTTCTTATTTTAGATAAACAAGAAGTGAATAATCCAACTATCAAAGAAAGATTCAGAGACCCAATTTGGGCAATGAGATTTATCCAAGCTGGACTAAATCCTGAAATTGCTTCTATTCAAATACTATTTGCCGTAAATAGATTAAATCGTTTTTATTTTAAAAACGAAACTGCTTTAGGCGGAGTATCGCTTAGTAAGTTGTTAAATTCTGAATATGCAGTTGGTTTATTATTGGATAATCATGTAAACCGTCCCGCTTGGGTTGTTCCATGTGTAGTCAAAGCTATTGGAGAGTTAGGACTTTCTTTCAATGACTTGTCGAATGCAGATGATGCTACAGAAGGACTTGTGATAGAAAGATACTTACAAATCAGAGAAACATACCAAGCTCCCAAAAGTTCTACCAAACCTATGACTCACGCAAAACAAAGAGGCGAAAAAATCGCAAACTCTGGATTATCCAAACAAAGAAACTCATTTTTATCCGGATCCAAAAATCGATCTGTATAA